In Caproicibacterium amylolyticum, a genomic segment contains:
- a CDS encoding sialate O-acetylesterase: MAEAEFCCAAVFSDHMVLQREKPFCVFGFGRTDSRVNVEIDGCTAQASVKNGRWSVTLPAHKASGPFAMRISCGEMVLQFADVLFGEVWFAGGQSNMELELQNCKNGKAELASCANENLRFYNVGKHAYIDEAFLQAERENSWRVCSPDTCADISAVAYFCARDLQQELQVPVGVIDCYWGGTSISCWMPEETLKRSAAGQKYLDDYAAMVGSKTDADYDREMQAYNAEYTRWDEKVRAMRAENPAVTWEVLNEKCGVCPWPQPAGRKSPFRPAGLYKTMVQRVVPYTLRGFLYYQGEEDWARCHDYGEMMLYLIRQWRSDWQDGELPFLFVQLPMFISKADWSKGEDNRTFCFLREQQEQVYRFARNTGLAAALDCGEFDNIHPLDKQTVGSRLALQALQKVYGMPQEADSPSFAGFSTEGGSLRVFLTHTAGDLQLRSQCTSPFGSAFEAAGEDMRFYPAKVLLEHGSVLLSAEQVPYPVHARYAWYSYGPTPLYGGSGLPALPFRC, from the coding sequence ATGGCTGAAGCTGAATTTTGTTGTGCAGCAGTTTTTTCAGACCACATGGTTTTGCAGCGGGAAAAACCGTTCTGCGTTTTCGGCTTTGGCCGCACCGACAGCCGCGTTAACGTTGAGATTGACGGCTGCACTGCGCAGGCAAGCGTGAAAAACGGCCGCTGGAGCGTGACTTTGCCTGCACATAAAGCCAGCGGGCCGTTTGCTATGCGTATTTCTTGTGGGGAAATGGTATTACAATTTGCCGATGTTTTGTTCGGCGAAGTTTGGTTTGCCGGTGGGCAGAGCAATATGGAGCTGGAACTGCAGAACTGCAAAAACGGCAAAGCAGAACTGGCTTCCTGCGCCAACGAAAATCTCCGCTTTTATAACGTAGGAAAACATGCTTATATTGATGAAGCATTTTTACAGGCAGAGCGCGAAAACAGCTGGCGCGTGTGCAGCCCAGACACCTGCGCGGATATTTCGGCGGTAGCCTATTTCTGTGCGCGGGACCTGCAGCAGGAGCTGCAGGTTCCGGTTGGTGTCATTGACTGCTACTGGGGCGGAACCTCGATTAGTTGCTGGATGCCGGAAGAAACACTGAAACGCTCGGCAGCAGGGCAAAAGTATTTGGATGATTACGCAGCCATGGTGGGCAGCAAAACCGATGCGGACTATGACCGCGAAATGCAGGCATACAATGCAGAGTATACTCGCTGGGATGAAAAAGTAAGGGCTATGCGTGCCGAAAATCCAGCTGTAACGTGGGAAGTCCTCAACGAAAAGTGCGGTGTCTGCCCATGGCCGCAGCCTGCCGGCAGAAAATCTCCGTTTCGTCCGGCGGGGCTGTACAAAACAATGGTGCAGCGTGTGGTTCCGTATACCTTGCGCGGTTTCCTGTACTATCAGGGGGAAGAAGACTGGGCACGCTGCCATGACTACGGCGAAATGATGCTGTACCTGATTCGTCAGTGGCGCAGTGACTGGCAGGACGGTGAACTGCCGTTTCTGTTTGTACAGCTGCCCATGTTTATTTCCAAGGCAGATTGGAGCAAAGGCGAGGACAACCGCACTTTCTGCTTTTTGCGTGAGCAGCAGGAGCAGGTGTACCGCTTTGCCCGCAATACCGGTCTGGCGGCCGCACTGGATTGTGGCGAGTTTGACAACATCCACCCGCTGGACAAACAGACAGTTGGTTCGCGGCTGGCTTTACAGGCACTGCAAAAGGTGTATGGAATGCCTCAAGAAGCGGACAGCCCTTCTTTTGCCGGGTTTTCGACAGAGGGCGGCAGCCTGCGGGTTTTTCTGACACATACGGCGGGCGACCTGCAGCTGCGGAGTCAGTGTACCAGCCCCTTCGGAAGTGCTTTTGAAGCTGCCGGAGAGGATATGCGTTTTTATCCGGCAAAAGTCTTGTTGGAACACGGCAGTGTTCTCCTTTCTGCCGAGCAGGTGCCGTACCCTGTGCACGCACGCTATGCATGGTACAGCTACGGACCGACTCCGCTATACGGTGGAAGCGGCTTGCCGGCACTGCCGTTTCGCTGCTAA
- a CDS encoding glycoside hydrolase family 130 protein, translated as MLHTEYYCQKEKQERLLAKPNQPKDSYNGIFTRWQNPVLTREHIPLHWKYDLNSETNPYFMERLGVNTVFNSGAIELNGKFYLVARIEGNDRKSFFGVAESDNPVQGFRFWDYPVQLPDTCPEETDVYDMRVTQHEDGWIYGVFCSESKDKTANDLSSAVAAAGIVRTKNLKTWERLDNLTTLHSPQQRNVVLLPKFVNGKYAFYTRPMDGFISTGSGGGIGFGLCDDIGHAVIDEETITSARHYHRITEDKNGAGAVPIRTERGWLHIAHGVRNTAAGLRYVLYVFATDLEEPWKVIAEPGGYLLAPFDEERVGDVSNVVFTNGAIVRENGEVYIYYASCDTRLHVASTTIDRLVDYVFHTPQDADRSADCVKQRSELIAKNLEILRVEENNG; from the coding sequence ATGCTCCACACTGAATATTACTGCCAGAAAGAAAAGCAGGAGCGCCTGCTTGCAAAACCGAACCAGCCAAAGGACAGCTACAATGGGATTTTTACCCGCTGGCAGAATCCTGTGCTGACACGTGAACATATTCCGCTGCACTGGAAGTATGACCTGAATTCCGAAACCAACCCGTATTTTATGGAGCGCCTTGGTGTGAATACTGTTTTCAATTCTGGTGCAATCGAGCTCAACGGAAAGTTTTATCTGGTCGCCCGCATTGAGGGCAATGACCGCAAATCTTTCTTCGGCGTTGCGGAGAGTGACAATCCCGTGCAGGGATTCCGCTTCTGGGACTATCCGGTGCAGCTGCCGGACACTTGCCCAGAGGAAACCGATGTGTATGATATGCGTGTGACCCAGCATGAGGACGGCTGGATTTACGGTGTGTTCTGCTCCGAAAGCAAGGACAAAACTGCAAATGACCTTTCCTCCGCAGTGGCTGCCGCAGGCATTGTGCGCACAAAGAATTTGAAAACATGGGAACGCCTTGACAACCTGACCACGCTGCATTCCCCACAGCAGCGTAATGTTGTGTTGCTGCCGAAGTTTGTAAACGGCAAGTATGCGTTCTATACCCGCCCAATGGATGGCTTCATCAGCACCGGTTCCGGTGGTGGTATCGGCTTTGGTTTGTGTGATGATATCGGTCATGCGGTGATTGATGAAGAAACCATCACCAGCGCACGCCACTATCACAGAATTACCGAGGATAAAAACGGCGCGGGCGCCGTGCCAATTCGCACGGAACGCGGCTGGCTGCATATTGCACACGGTGTTCGCAATACAGCGGCGGGACTTCGCTATGTGCTGTATGTCTTTGCAACCGACCTTGAGGAACCGTGGAAAGTCATTGCGGAGCCGGGCGGTTATCTGTTGGCGCCGTTTGACGAAGAGCGCGTTGGCGACGTTTCCAATGTTGTGTTTACCAACGGTGCGATTGTGCGTGAAAACGGCGAAGTCTACATTTACTATGCTTCTTGTGACACCCGCCTGCACGTTGCTTCTACAACGATTGACCGTCTGGTGGATTATGTGTTTCATACACCGCAGGATGCTGACCGTTCTGCAGATTGTGTAAAGCAGCGCAGTGAATTGATTGCAAAGAATCTGGAGATTCTGAGGGTGGAAGAGAACAATGGCTGA